The Ascaphus truei isolate aAscTru1 unplaced genomic scaffold, aAscTru1.hap1 HAP1_SCAFFOLD_787, whole genome shotgun sequence genome contains the following window.
AATTCCAGGTAACTCAATAATCATTCTCAAGAACAGTCCCCCTGCGGGCTGAAGGAGGGACTCAGTGAGTTAAGGCCAGGGTtgcaccactccgggtttgacccagagATTACGGGTTTcggccacgtatctccgggcttACCAGAAAAATCTCCAGgcggcggcatctccccctgcaaatcccgTCAATATGGCTGCATGACATCAAAtagcgccgcattgccatgacaacgaaacgctacgtgacatcacagggtcatgtgacgccagTTATCAAGACAACAGGACGCTACCTGATGCAATGCAGTGTTCCGTTACCATGACAATGGGGCATCACGTGGCACCATGatgcgtcccattgtcatggcagctTGACGCCACgtgatgccacgttgtcatggcaacgtgtgcCATTTGACGTCACAGAGCCATGCTGACTGAACCTTACAGGCagaggagatgccgggagatgccgctgccgcaggtaagagaaataaatataaaagtaagaaataaataaatttaaaaatgtttattgcaAAGAAAGGCTCCGGGTTAACCTttaatagaaggtggcaaccctggttaaGTGACTGACTGATAACATGTCGGCTCCTTGTGCAAGTtactatatccccctgtgcctcaggcaccaaacacatagattgtaagctcacctgggcagggactgacTGTATAAATCCTATGTAGcgtgctgcgtcccgcgcgctatgctgtgattgtgacgcgctttgagttccATTTGGGAAAAAagagctatatgaaataaagttattattattatcattattgttACCTGCTGAAAGTCACACGGCTTGTTTTAGTATTAGTGTTTCTGCCAGTTTCAGTCTCTCCGACAAGACATCATTATCTGGAGAGCCGATCAGACTAAGTTTCAGTTTCTAGTTTCGATTCACTTCATGACTGCAGCAATAAAAAACATCATGCGATACCCACAGTGTGTCTTGTACAGTATAAAAGGCCAGTCAGTGACCAGAGCCAACATACAGCATCTTTCAGCTCAACAGCCACAGGAGAGAGAAATCTACCCAGATACTGTATCAGCATGAGGTAAATATATTTATCCGGCAGTAATATACTAGCCTTATTTGATTTTGAGTGTGGTCATACATagtataaatgtacagatttgtattttatttttatttgttaaaaaGAATCATTAAATTGTTCTTAAGAATCTTTATTTGTCAAATTGACATCCATGGTAAGAAGATTTAATTGCCTTAACTATTGGGATTTCTACATAATAGGATAGAAGGTGACCAACAAAAGGAGATCCCATAGGTATGCACTCAACTGATATATAACTCTGAGTgtaggtttatatatatatatatattagaccatatgggtaccaggaggttaaaatacaaaacaaaaaattatttattaaatactaaTGGGTACACATCTAACAAAAAATAATTAACTAATATACCCCTAATGCTATATACCCATACAGTACACCCCACTGTGTTTGCCGACCTACTCCGTTATCACTTTCTTTAGAGATTTTAGATTACTTTTAAATTAGTTAATTATTTTTTGTTAGATGTGTACCCAttagtatttaataaataattttttgttttgtattttaacctcctggtacccatatggtctaatatatatatatatatacagtatataaacctacACTCGTATAGAGTTATATATCAGTTGAGTGCATACCTATGGGATCTCCTTTTGTTGGTCACCTTTTGACCAATCCTATCCACTTGTTAATAATCCCATGCACCACTTTTTACCCTAGCATTTGATTATTAAGGTGAGCAGTGTTCATACAATCCTTATCTCTAATAGGATAGAAGGAAAGTACTGTCCAACCTATATTTTAAATAGAGTAAAACAAGGCTTTTGTCCTAAAATTTCATTTAGTTAATAGTTCATTTATTTATCATTTTAGGAAAAAGTTCTATGAATCAAATGTCATTGTTGTTATCTTTTTGTCCCAATGAATTAAAGCAGCACACCGCTGTCATGAATATTAAGTACAGGATTTAAACAAATGCTCCCCAGAAAACTAGCTTGTTTCCAAAAGGTTTTAATGTAATTACAGTTAATACATAAGTAACAGTTTCTTTTTTTTCATCAAGCAAAAAGCACAAATCTcatcaatataataataataataactttatttcatatagcatctttctcccagtgggactcaaattgcttcacagttacagtatagcgcgcggtacacagcacaggaatttttgcaggcacaggtccctgccccgtggagcttacaatctatgattttggtgcctgaggcacagggagataaagtgacttgcccaaggtcacatgctGCTGACACCGGGTATTGAACCTGATTATCACTGCAAAATTTTGATAACATACTTCTTATAGGGTGAATCTGGTGTATAatttgattaaaaaaatgcattttattggtGGGCAGCAATGTATTACACAGAGACCAAACATTAACCCATTGAACTGAATAACATTTAGTTCCAAAAACCAACTGCAGGAGAAAAAGGGTTGAGTGATGCTCTgattaaaatgattttttttttactaaatctgCATTTTTTACCCAGAAATAGAAGAGATGCCAAATAAAGTGGGGATTGgtcaatttatttataaaaaatgttttaccaggaagtaatacattgagagctacctcgttaccaagtatgtcctgggcacagatgtATAACAATACCTGGTtatattaaaagaacagaggttataccatcaattcacagacatttcatggacagatagagttggaaaattgggtaccggggataaagggctggtgagtttcagattgaaatagagaagctttaacatcaccaaacatcagcaaatggctcacaccctttagctgcccttcgcctgttccaaaggctgtccgcctttgggacaacgcagatgtacactgaaggagTTCAGATGGAATACAGCTGCGAATTCAAAGtactttgtcctcttggctcattaacattccagtgggtgtggttgacattccacaaagtacaagcaaatgttaacccttagcacgctggtcctgtgcagaggggagcagctctttggGAGCCCCTTCAAGTGTCCGCatttggggcgacacagatgtacactgaaggggtttagATTGAATGTACAAATTCATAGTTTTTTGTCCTCTAGGCTCAATAACAAACATGCTTTCTGTACCATATCTTCAGAACACCCCTCCAAGTTGGAATGGCACCAAAAACAAGTCCACATTCCTGAGTTGTAATTGAAATAGCCTAATATAAAAATTCCAAGTGACTCAATATATTGTTATTTTGATTTAGAATAATAACTAAAGCCCCAACAAaacatttttagcaaacaaatgtgtTTAGAAAAGTGTTTTATTTTTGAATTTGAAATCTTTGTTGCTCCCTTAACATATACTTGctaaaatgtattgttttaaGTAATAATGTTTATTTctccaaataaaagaaaaaattattttaGCAACTTCCTTTAAAATTTTATTGGGCACAATAAAGACAAATCCCTAAAGAgacatgaatttaaaaaaattatgttaCTGCTTCGTTCAGTTGTTTTTTAATTGACATCTCTGTCTGATTTGTACGCATTTTAACCACTGATTATTACTCTTTTCACTAGAATATTACAAAATAATTTGGGACGTCTTCTCCTGAGACATTTTTACACTTTttgcttaattaaaaaaaaaaaattttttttgttaaattctATCCTCACTGCGGAAGATGCAGCTCTACAATGAATTAGAATTTATACCTGGATTCAATCTGTACTAAAAGACTTCAAAGACGAACCCCTTAGTAACCATCGTGGTCATGTAGCCGTGCATCATGTATGGTGCATCCCGTCATGTCCACCATATTACCTAAAGGATTAATAATactaattatgtatatatatctttatttctatagctcCTTCtaggtacatagcactttacagcagtaatacatgtgacataatattataacacaatgcaaATAAGCGCTacatacataaaacaataggaaagagTCCCTGCcatgaagagcttgcaatctaaatagTAAatgggagaacttacagagacagaaggtggGAAGTAATTATCTACCGAACTACCCATTATATTACATGCAATCCCTTATTAACTGTTAAGCCGGTCGGTGTAAGGGTAAGGGTATTCTGCACCCTAGACAAACCTTCAGAACCGCTCCGCCCCCAAACTTTCCGATTCTTATTTTGTTATTATagcccctgtaacaggggagttatccctgttcaggtaatgtgcctctaatccagcagtgtggtggttaactgctggtagtcaattaacaaacaccacctgcctgattagatggcttagaaaagcctgtcttttgagacaggaagagagactccttagctcacacctgagctgaacttggagaaacttgtcttgagccctgccagaagaaacagcagagctgctttcaagacacaggggaaacttctaaacctgaatgctgacaaaccctgaagaaaaggtagcaaccaggaacagagaagattttccctccaaaccacaaggaacagatactgctgcgacacactttattcgagcaaatacccagtatgtacctggcagatacctggaatgcgccgctcctcacctctgacaagccccgttgcgtttgccttcccagcctgggttcatgcctggctgacgggcggctgatctgttaaatgataatgattaggatttaataggctgcaatgcttcgcgtgtctaccagatggcataaattcatgaattgtaatgcagtatatatatatatactgtgcagtattgcagccagcgggaataaaatgcttcaatccctgcctggaaaataacccaatgcactcgggcagaaaacagtcacaaacctcaatacacccgggtatacccgaattcgtgggactagccgagctcgaataaagtgtgtcgccagtgtaagacttttatttacaagactttttatatctgttcatttcatgctatatgtttggggctgggagacatgcttatctaagggagttgtgaactgcatagtatttcactagaaatactcccaagtgaacagaagctttgtttacccattgtttggatggtttcctgatgttaaggaaaaggcgcaataaaaggcttatttaatttcactataatcagtctcccttgcatacctctgtgagcgtccgcctacagccCCATTCTTActcaccctctccccatcctctcttgtctcactcccccacctcctctatcGTTTCAcccctctccactctctccctccctcctcacctccctcatctcacccccatctctcacaccccctccaactcctctctctcaccccctacccctcctcctcttcctctctcacctcgCCTCTTACTCCTCCTCCTATTTCACCATCTCTTCCACTCCTCCTCGCACCCCCCTCCCACTTCTCTTCCTCTGTCataccctcctttctctcacaccctcacaatcctcctcaatcaccccctcctcctcaatcacccccgcttctctttctcaatcacccctctcctcctcttcctctctcaccccctcctctcaccccctactcatcctctctcactccctctcgtcctctcaccccctcctcctttctcaacccctctttttcctcttcctctcacccccgctCCTTTTCTTCTATCatcccctcctcttcctcactcgcccaccctcctctttctccctcacccccctcattcTCCTCTTCCTGTCACCgcctccttctcctctttctctctcaccccctccttttcatactctcacactcctcctcttcttctctcagCCTCCTTCTTTTCCTCTTCCTATGTCACTCTCTCCTCTtctgcctctcacccctcctcttcctctacccccccccctcctctctcacccctcctcttaACTACCTGGTTTCTGTGGTCTGAAGTGGAGATGTCAGGAGCAGTACAGCAGAAGAGGAAGATGACGGGTGTtggtgggagaagaggacagagaatggcaggagcagagcagggcagcagaggaggatgtTAGGCAGTGCCTGGAGAAGAGGACCGAGGACCGCAGGAGCAGAGCAGGGTGGCCGGGAGGATCTGGGCACATGCCTCCCCGGCCATCCTCTACCTCCCTGCTCCGCTCCCACTATTCTCTGTCCTTTTCACCCACTGCTGCTTGATTTTCTCCTCTTCTCCCGCTGCTGCCTgccattctcctcctcctctcctgccacccactgtcctcctcctccaccttttCCGTCGCCCCCCAAAATGTGCCACCCTAAGTTGCTTAGTGGTTGCACCGGCCCTGCTGCTGAggcatacaaggggttaacccttctcACCTCGCACAGGGAGGCCTAACCTCTCTCTCTGGGGCACATGCCCCCAGCATCTACTCCCACTATCTCCACCCCTATATACCTAACTATCCTCCATCTAATAATAAGAACGGATTATTAACAAATAATTGCTAATAGGTCTGTAGGCCATTGTAATATATAGATAAGAGGAAAAAACTaaacacgcacacagactcacacacattcacacttgCACACTCGCACACTCACGTATTTGCTAATTGATGTCCCAAGGAGGGGAAAAAATTGAAAACAAATGTGCTGCAGAACAAAACCTGAATCCGTTGCTTGatgcataatacctttatttatcaaacgttttaccaggaagtaatacattgagaattacctctcgttttcaagtatgaccaCTATGGTTACTTAGCAGTCAATAATACTATGATTTTATAGGTGTATTAATATTTTTTACACTAGCACCAGGTGTGCAATTGGGTTTCTACTCTGCGAATGCACCCTACGGCAGCCAAGGAAAAAATGATTGTGTATCACAGCTCTCCAGGGTTTATTGAATAGCATGACAATTAGGTTTTTTTTGGAGGTGAAAAAACGTCAGCCTCTTTGGAGTTGATTTAGAGAGTTGACACATTTTGTTGATCAGGATCCTCAAATCAAATCCCTATATGCTAatggtatactgtatatctgtgtgtctgtaacacaaaTTCACCACTTGCATGAACTTGTGTGAAAGTTTTGCACGTCTAGTTGAAATATCTATGTGGTTTACATCATGTTATCAAAATGTCCCATTGGATCAGCACTCGCAAAATATGTCAAATAAGATAATGATACTCACATgttccttttggtctcaccaagtttctcctttaatgtatcaaaaataAGCAGTAATACAAACTTATATAAGAACACACAAGGAAAGGTAAGTCAGCAGACACTAGTAAATGTGCAAATTAGAGAAACTTTCAAGGCCTCCTCGCCCCTTCGTCAGGCTGTCTGTCTGCTGACTTACCTTTCCTTGTGTGTTCTTATATATGTTTGTATTGCTGATgatttttgatacattaaagaagaaacttggtgagaccaaaagtGACACCTGAGTCTATTATTATCTTCTTTGATTTCTTTTTTGAGTGCTAATCCAATATGGTATTTTGTAGTTGTGTGCATCAGCAGTATGGTTGCAGGATCTTAACACCTCTATTTAAGACACATTTGTCCACTGCTAGAGTAGACGGGGAGAGTGCAAgtttgttccatttttttttacatcatagTACTTACAGTATTACTGTAAATTCTAGAACTACTGTAGCATGAAATAGCAGCCTCATAGTATAATGCTGTTACAAGCTAATGCCCAATCTCTTTTATTTCTTAGTGAGCTTTTAAAGAGTTCTTTGAAGACCAGCCTCTTGAAGCTGGAGTGCCCTTTTACATGGAAGTCACTGAAAAAGGATTGTGATATTATTAACATGGAAGAGCGGCTTAACGATCAAGTTGAATTTTTAATCACTACACGCAGATACATGATCTACAATTTTTTGGCCTATATAAAACATCTGAAAGGCGAAAATGAGGAAGCCATTGCCCAGCTAGGAATAGCTGAAGAGCATATCCCAAAAACGCAATCTGATGAAAGAGACATTAAATGCGTTGTGACCTATGGTAACTACGCATGGCTGTACTATCATACAAACGAATTAGAAAAGGCTCAGGACTATATTAACAAGGTGGCAACAATTCACAAGAAGTTTGAAACCGCTCTCAGTAGCAATGTCCTGCTTGCTGAGATATACGGTGAACATGGTTGGTGTGTGTTAACGATTTGTGGAGAATACTATGAAAAAGCCAAAGAATGTTTTCAGAAGGCTCTTGAAATCGACCCAGAAAATCCTGAGTGGAACACGGGCTATGCAACTGCAGTGTATCGCTTGGAAGGTTTCAAGGAAACCAAGTGCCCGACTAATGAACTTCTATCACTGGAACTGTTGAAACGTGCCGTGCAGCTAAATCCAAAAGATACAGTGGTCAGGGCTCTTCTTGGTTTGAAACATCAGGATTTTAACCAAGCTGAAGAGGCCAAAAAGTGCATTGAGGAAGCACGTAGACAAACACCAGATTATCCATATCTACTTCGCTATGTTGCAAAATTTTACAGGAGAGAAGGAATGACGAAGGAGGCTCTTGATGTTCTGCAAAAAGCAATACAACTGACTCCCAGCTCTGGATTTCTTCACCACCAGGCAGGTCTTTGTTACAGACAAAATATGATACAACTGAAAAGAGATGCAAAGGCTGCAAAGTTCAATTTTCAACCCACTGGTACCTACACAGAACAAATAAGGGAAATGATTAATTATGCCACATTTTACTTTGAAAAGACTCTGGAGTTGAAACCATCTTTTGTATACGCACACGTTGATCTAGCAAACATGTATACTGACGGAAATCAATTCCAAAAAGCAGAAGAAACATTTCAAAAAGTGCTAAGCATGGAAAATCTCACATGTGAAGAGAAGCAACAAATCCACTACAGTTATGGAGTTTATGAAGAATATCACGGGAAATCCGAATCTGAAGCCATAAGACATTACAAAGAGGTGCTCATGATAAGCATTCaaaccaaaacaaaacaaaaatctgCATTGAATTTGAACAAGTtggctaaaaaaataataaaaagaaatccGTCAGATGCCACTGGGTTTGCCCTGCTTGGGTTTGTCCATCAGCTGAATGGAGAGAATATGCAAGCAACTGACTGCTATGAAAAAGCCCATGAATGTGATCCTTATAATGAAGAGTACTTGAGTGCTCTTTGTGACATGAGATTGAAAATATGAATTACAGGCTTTGCAACGTGTAAATGAAGAATATGCAAACACTTACATGCATTTCTATATACTTAGTATACAGTGTTATTATATTGTCACACACCGTAATACATACTGCTGTCAAATATATCAGTGGTGGAAGTACCTGAAAACCATAGTGTTGTATAGTGAAGACTGAGATTAATATTGTGTACCACTTATAGATCACAGCACAGCTAACATGCTAAGCACAATGAGCATTCACATTTGTTATGGCCACAAAGTTCAAAACAGCAAAAATGTTAAGAATCAGCAAATATAGGATCAGGTAATTTAGTGcagaacaatacaatacaaatacctGAATTAAGCCACTGAGAGAATTGACAGTTCTTACAGAaagaaaaacataataaaaaggcCAGGACTCACTACGCGCGGACGCGGGATATCGCACTGTGATCCTGTGTTTGCCATTGATAAGAAAGGAAGTTAACGCCTGATCGCCGTGTGATACGCCAAAAGGGCACGTAGTGAGTCTCCCCCACAGTTAAAGCCCAAACACCCCAAGTGAAAAAAAGTTACTATGCAGCGGTGGTATATTACTCACCCAATAGAATTATAATAATCCCTATATTAATGATAAATACAGTAGTTATTCCAGTCCCATTGCAAAGTTGCAATCTGCGTGCAGATGTATTTGAATGTATATATGGCTGTATGCTCCAGTTGTGGAGGCTTCTTCAATTGCTTAAACTGAAGATAAGGGAGATCCAACGCACGACAGATTTGCTAAATAGAAATTTATTGTGTCAAACAACGTTTCGGCAgttaggtctttctcaagtgacaggCTTGAGAAAGATCTAATGGTCGAaacgtgtggcacaataaatttctATTTAGCAAATCCGTTGTGCGTTGGATCTCCCTTATCTTCAGTTCAGATCAGGATCACCAGGACAGGTACCCCTTGACCCAGCAGCACCGCTAATATTGAATGCATTGTTTtgtttgtggtgtgcagcatacaaATTTCTTCTTCAATTGCTTGTCACCAAATGGAAAGGTTAAAACGTTGAGAAAATAATTGCGTAATAAAAAGTTTGCATAATGATTGTAATATGGTTCCTGGATATTGTAATACCTGCTTAAGTGTATTTCTTCCAAAAAGAAAGTCCAGAATTAAAACAGCAAACATTAATTTGCATGATGTTTATATTTGATTGAGAACCATACTAAATTGTATAACTTTAGTATAGCACACACTAAAATCGTCTACAAAATGTAACATTCTTCATATACATGTTTCATGTTATGCAATGTACTGTAGACTTCAAAATGAAATTGACATATCAATTAATGCTTCGTAACAAATGTTTGATGTTAAtaaaatgtgtttgtgtgctaTTTAGTAGTTTGGGTTAATTTGAGAATTCTCATCATGCCTCAGTTTTGCACTCCTCGGGTTCATGGGTCGTTGCCAAAGGGGTTTTCTAGGATACGGTTGAAGGAAAGTGGACTTTGCTGGGGAAGGGAGACACTAAGATACTTTGTCAGGGCAGCAGCTATGATGCACAGTACCATTCCCACTGTCCTGTGGGTATTCCTTGGTGGATGGTTCTTAAACCGAGTACTTGGGCCAATGACTCTTGAGCTCCTACTCCTAATCCTCAAATCACTGCCACAGCCTcattcctcctctccctcacctgAGCTCCTCCCACAGCGCCATCTTCCTCCAATCAAAGCCATTATCATCCGGACCCTCCTCGCGCTGCACTCTGCTGGGCACATTTGCTCATACAATGCTAAACTACTTACCTGCTCAGGGAATGGCTCTACAGGAAAATCTCACGGGATGAGTGTGTGCTTAAATCCTGTATGGTcaggtgcctggcagtgagagtattaatgtgtagatgcgtgcctggcagtgagagtatgaatgtgtgcctggcagtgagagtattaatctGTGgttgcgtgcctggcagtgagagtatgaatgtgtgcctggcagtgagagtatgaaTGCGTGAAtgggtgcctggcagtgagagtattaatgtgtggatgtgtgccaTGCAGttagagtattaatgtgtgggtgcgtgcctggcagtgagagtattaatgtgtggatgtgtgcctggcaatgagagtattaatgtgtggatgtgtggctggtagtgagagtattaatgcgtgaatgcgtgcctggcagtgagagtattaatgcgtgaatgcgtgcctggcagtgagagtattaatgcgtgaatacgtgcctggcagtgagagtattaatatgtggatgcgtgcctggcagtgagagtattattTGTGTGGATGCgttcctggcagtgagagtattaatgcgtgaatgcgtgcctggcagtgagagtattaatgtgtgaatacgtgcctggcagtgagagtattaatatgtggatgtgtggctggtagtgagagtattaatgcgtgaatacgtgcctggcagtgagagtattaatgtgtggatgtgtggctggtagtgagagtattaatgcgtgaatgcgtgcctggcagtgagagtattaatgcgtgaatacgtgcctggcagtgagagtattaatatgtggatgtgtggctggcagtgagagtatgaatgtgtgcctgtcagtgagagtattaatgtgtggatgcgtgcctggcaagcagtgagagtattaatatgtggatgcatccctggcagtgagagtattaatgtgtagatgtgtgcctgtcagtgagagtattaatgtgtggatgcgtccctggcaatgagagtattaatgtgtggatgtgtgcctggcagtatcgatgtgtgcctgtcagtgagagtattaatgtgtggatgcgtgcctggcagtgagagtattaatatgtggatgcgtgccttgcaatgagagtattaatatgtggatgcgtacctggcagtgagagtattaatatgtggatgtgtacctggcagtgagagtattaatatgtggttgcgtgcctggcagtgagagtattaatgtgtggatgcgtgcctggcagtgagagtattaatatgtggatgcatccctggcaatgagagtattaatgtgtggatgtgtgcctggcagtgagagtattaatgtatcgatgtgtgcctgtcagtgagagtattaatgtgtggatgcgtgcctggcagtgagagtattaatatgtggatgcgtgcctcgcAATGAGAGCATTAATGTGTGGatacgtgcctggcagtgagagtatcaatatgtggatgcgtgcctggcagtgagagtattaatatgtggatgcgtgcctggcagtgagagtattaatatgtgaatgcgtgcctggcagtgagagtattaatatgtggatgcgtgcctggcagtgagagtattaatgtgtggatgcgtgcctggcaagcagtgagagtattaatatgtggatgcatccctggcagtgagagtattaatgtgtggatgcgtggctggtagtgagagtattaatgtgtagatgtgtgcctgtcagtgagagtattaatgtgtggatgcgtccctggcaatgagagtattaatgtgtggatgtgtgcctggcagtgagagtattaatgtatcgatgtgtgcctgtcagtgag
Protein-coding sequences here:
- the LOC142486216 gene encoding interferon-induced protein with tetratricopeptide repeats 5-like, with product MSELLKSSLKTSLLKLECPFTWKSLKKDCDIINMEERLNDQVEFLITTRRYMIYNFLAYIKHLKGENEEAIAQLGIAEEHIPKTQSDERDIKCVVTYGNYAWLYYHTNELEKAQDYINKVATIHKKFETALSSNVLLAEIYGEHGWCVLTICGEYYEKAKECFQKALEIDPENPEWNTGYATAVYRLEGFKETKCPTNELLSLELLKRAVQLNPKDTVVRALLGLKHQDFNQAEEAKKCIEEARRQTPDYPYLLRYVAKFYRREGMTKEALDVLQKAIQLTPSSGFLHHQAGLCYRQNMIQLKRDAKAAKFNFQPTGTYTEQIREMINYATFYFEKTLELKPSFVYAHVDLANMYTDGNQFQKAEETFQKVLSMENLTCEEKQQIHYSYGVYEEYHGKSESEAIRHYKEVLMISIQTKTKQKSALNLNKLAKKIIKRNPSDATGFALLGFVHQLNGENMQATDCYEKAHECDPYNEEYLSALCDMRLKI